In Gimesia benthica, a single window of DNA contains:
- a CDS encoding exo-alpha-sialidase translates to MIKRTLLLLTLVFTLSSLALADAGSPQPKIKLSPETEKKCLAVLREAIQSDEFWPSMHAAEALTLAGKGAEVRKIVEPKLKTDKDDQHRCGLARELVRAGDRSKAAIMFQILTGKNPYGHVHACESLYKVNELGDGTLIREAMKSEDPKKAMMAAALLCRWGNPEGYQVVRKYLEDPDVKLASIAAWIIARVGDKQDIPALKANLKRTDDTFTRCYFECALAMLGDAEGLAAVKRNLSSEDAAVKTYSAIFAGEAGASNLKDKLIKQLDDETLDARVRAAQALIVLAKAEPPKDEIIVTDVYEASKEYPRYSEGSILPLNDGSLLFATTQFIGSGSDFATARIIAKKSTDGGRTWSKPRVLQENTGKKNVMSATLRYLAGPEHEQRPIGLFYLKKNTLSDLKAYLKISNDNGKTFGPPTEITTPPGYHVMNNDRITILSTGRWLAPVASTADVHKENHFVCTCFISDDQGKNWRQSKGKVDYARRGAMEPEVFELKDGRVLMIFRTQFGHIGSSVSGDGGNTWSTPASWGVRAPEAPATLRRVPSTGDLMLIWNDNYDPKAKSHGGTRSPLTVAISDNEGHSWKIKRNLETETDHGYSYISLIFYQGRAIMSYYVSDPERKISSRFRSIPLAWFYEETAD, encoded by the coding sequence ATGATAAAACGTACCCTCCTGCTGTTGACGCTTGTTTTCACTCTCAGTTCCCTCGCGCTGGCGGATGCCGGTTCTCCGCAACCGAAAATCAAGCTCAGTCCGGAAACGGAAAAGAAATGTCTGGCCGTACTGCGTGAAGCGATTCAGAGCGATGAGTTCTGGCCTTCGATGCACGCAGCCGAGGCGCTGACGCTCGCCGGAAAGGGCGCTGAAGTCCGCAAGATTGTGGAGCCGAAGCTGAAGACCGACAAAGACGACCAGCATCGCTGCGGTCTGGCCCGGGAACTGGTGCGGGCGGGAGACCGTTCAAAAGCGGCCATCATGTTTCAGATCCTGACAGGTAAGAATCCTTACGGACACGTGCATGCCTGCGAGTCGCTTTACAAAGTCAACGAACTGGGTGACGGGACGCTGATTCGGGAGGCCATGAAATCCGAGGATCCGAAGAAAGCGATGATGGCCGCAGCCCTGCTCTGTCGCTGGGGGAATCCTGAGGGTTACCAGGTCGTTCGCAAATATCTGGAAGATCCCGATGTCAAACTGGCAAGTATCGCTGCCTGGATCATTGCCCGGGTGGGAGACAAGCAGGATATCCCGGCTCTGAAAGCCAATCTGAAGCGGACCGACGATACGTTTACCCGCTGCTATTTTGAATGCGCCCTGGCGATGCTGGGTGATGCCGAAGGGCTGGCAGCGGTCAAGCGGAACCTCTCCAGTGAGGATGCCGCGGTGAAGACGTACTCGGCCATCTTCGCGGGCGAAGCGGGTGCCAGTAACCTCAAAGACAAGTTGATTAAACAGCTGGATGACGAGACTCTGGATGCACGCGTCAGGGCGGCCCAGGCACTGATCGTGTTGGCAAAAGCTGAGCCACCGAAGGACGAGATTATCGTCACCGACGTGTATGAAGCCTCGAAAGAGTATCCTCGTTACAGTGAAGGATCGATCCTGCCTTTAAACGATGGTTCGCTGCTCTTCGCGACGACACAGTTTATCGGCAGCGGTTCCGATTTCGCGACGGCCCGGATCATTGCGAAAAAGTCGACTGACGGGGGACGCACCTGGAGTAAGCCACGCGTCCTGCAGGAAAATACGGGGAAGAAGAATGTCATGTCGGCCACGCTGCGTTACCTGGCGGGACCCGAGCATGAACAGCGACCGATTGGTCTATTCTACCTGAAAAAGAATACGCTGTCGGATCTGAAAGCGTACCTTAAGATTTCCAATGACAACGGGAAGACGTTTGGCCCGCCGACCGAGATTACGACTCCGCCCGGATATCACGTGATGAACAATGACCGGATTACGATTCTCTCCACTGGACGCTGGCTGGCCCCCGTGGCTTCGACAGCCGACGTACATAAAGAGAATCATTTCGTCTGTACCTGTTTCATTTCAGATGATCAGGGGAAGAACTGGCGACAGTCGAAGGGGAAAGTTGATTACGCCCGACGCGGAGCGATGGAGCCGGAAGTGTTTGAGCTGAAGGACGGCAGAGTGCTGATGATCTTCCGCACGCAGTTCGGGCATATTGGTTCGAGTGTGTCTGGTGACGGTGGTAACACGTGGAGCACACCTGCTTCCTGGGGCGTTCGTGCTCCCGAAGCACCGGCGACCCTGCGACGGGTGCCTTCCACAGGTGATTTAATGCTGATCTGGAACGACAACTACGATCCAAAGGCGAAGAGCCACGGAGGAACACGATCGCCGCTGACTGTTGCCATCAGCGATAATGAGGGGCATTCCTGGAAAATCAAACGGAATCTGGAGACAGAAACCGACCACGGTTATTCGTACATCAGCCTGATCTTTTACCAGGGACGGGCGATTATGAGCTATTACGTCAGCGATCCCGAGCGTAAGATTTCGTCCCGCTTCCGTTCGATTCCACTGGCCTGGTTTTACGAGGAGACAGCTGACTAA
- a CDS encoding Gfo/Idh/MocA family protein → MTHVNRRTFIGASLASMSLASLSQAAVSANEKVNVALVGCGGRGRGLGNWFAKLPESNLVAVCDPDQSRSGQMAEQAEKAGTKRPRQVEDFRSLLEGDEIDAIVIATPDHWHTPAAIMACQAGKDVYVEKPCSHNIHEGRQLVNAARKYKRVVQHGTNLRATPVYQKAWKQIQDGAIGKVMMVKAINNQRRALYPPRPDEAVPEGVNYDLWLGPAQKRPFNRNCFHTSWHWNWDFGTGDIGNDGVHQIDIGRWALNLKAPNAVSCSGAKLGSKGDAQETPDTMVVTWEYDDLLYVYEQRDFTPYRMQAHRHDNDNIIYGDKGFMMVDRSGYRIFYKHERGPAFEQKWQDTGAHYQNFLDCVKSRKSQELLAEIEEGHYSAMLSHLGNIAYRTGRRLVFDPKTETFPEDKDANQYLTRTYRDGYELPQV, encoded by the coding sequence ATGACTCACGTCAATCGTCGCACATTCATAGGTGCTTCCCTGGCTTCAATGAGCCTGGCCTCTCTGAGTCAGGCTGCGGTCTCCGCGAATGAAAAGGTGAATGTCGCCCTGGTAGGATGTGGCGGTCGCGGACGTGGGTTGGGGAACTGGTTTGCGAAACTCCCCGAGAGCAATCTGGTCGCGGTCTGTGATCCCGATCAGAGTCGAAGTGGTCAGATGGCAGAGCAGGCTGAAAAAGCCGGCACAAAGCGACCGCGCCAGGTGGAAGACTTCCGCAGCCTGCTTGAGGGAGACGAGATCGATGCCATCGTGATTGCGACTCCCGACCACTGGCACACTCCTGCGGCGATCATGGCCTGCCAGGCCGGCAAAGACGTGTATGTCGAAAAACCCTGTTCGCACAACATTCACGAGGGTCGCCAACTGGTCAATGCTGCCCGGAAATACAAGCGTGTGGTGCAGCACGGAACGAATCTACGGGCGACTCCCGTCTATCAGAAAGCGTGGAAGCAGATCCAGGACGGTGCCATCGGGAAGGTCATGATGGTCAAGGCGATTAACAATCAACGTCGGGCCCTGTATCCGCCACGTCCTGATGAAGCGGTTCCTGAAGGTGTCAATTATGATTTGTGGCTGGGGCCGGCCCAGAAGCGGCCCTTCAATCGCAACTGTTTTCACACCTCGTGGCACTGGAACTGGGATTTCGGCACCGGGGATATCGGTAATGACGGAGTGCATCAGATCGACATCGGTCGCTGGGCGTTGAATCTTAAGGCACCGAATGCGGTTTCCTGCAGTGGTGCGAAGCTGGGTTCCAAAGGAGATGCCCAGGAAACTCCCGACACAATGGTGGTCACCTGGGAGTATGACGATCTGCTCTACGTCTACGAGCAGCGCGACTTCACCCCCTACCGGATGCAGGCCCATCGCCATGACAACGACAACATTATCTACGGTGACAAAGGGTTCATGATGGTTGACCGTTCCGGGTATCGGATTTTCTACAAGCATGAACGCGGCCCGGCATTCGAACAGAAATGGCAGGACACGGGAGCTCATTACCAGAACTTCCTCGACTGTGTCAAAAGCCGCAAATCGCAGGAACTGCTGGCGGAGATTGAGGAAGGCCACTATTCAGCGATGCTCAGCCACCTGGGGAATATCGCGTACCGCACCGGACGCCGGCTGGTCTTTGACCCAAAAACGGAAACCTTCCCGGAAGATAAAGACGCCAATCAGTATTTGACGAGAACTTATCGTGACGGCTATGAACTGCCGCAGGTATGA
- a CDS encoding sulfatase produces MKFPRTLQLLCLLFLLAHSSPASAAEQKMNVLFIISDDLTATALSCYGNQVCQTPNIDRIAAKGTRFTHAYCQATYCGPSRASFMSGYYPHATKAFGYVSPRSYIGEKPTWAQLFKNNGYYSARVSKIYHMGVPGDIEKGNDGTDDPASWTERFNSQGPEWAAPGEGETLENNPDGKKPAVGGNTFVVVEADGDDLVHSDGKTARKAVELIQQHKDEPFFLGIGFVRPHVPFVAPRTYFPPYKPYSKHVLPEKVPGDWDDIPKLGINYKTSKGMQMDIRRQKKAVGGYLASVAYMDRQVGKVLDALEQAGIADRTIVIFTSDHGYHLGEHDFWAKVSLHEESAAVPLIISVPGKSPAVCNSLAELLDLYPTISSLCGLQVPAGIQGKNLAPLLDDPTLSVREAAFSVDPRNKGNRGFLLRDERWAYIQYREDASGGIELFDMEQDPKQYTNLAEKPGYEKVVAQFKQRMAEKLKTVRSNDLGHSYD; encoded by the coding sequence ATGAAATTCCCCCGCACGTTACAACTGCTCTGTCTTTTATTTCTGCTGGCACACAGTTCTCCAGCTTCTGCAGCCGAGCAGAAGATGAATGTGCTGTTTATTATTTCCGACGACCTGACTGCGACGGCACTCTCCTGTTACGGGAATCAGGTCTGCCAGACACCGAATATCGACCGCATCGCGGCTAAGGGAACACGCTTCACCCACGCGTACTGTCAGGCAACCTACTGCGGCCCCTCGCGGGCGTCTTTCATGTCCGGTTATTATCCCCATGCGACCAAAGCATTCGGGTATGTCAGTCCTCGGTCCTACATTGGCGAGAAACCGACCTGGGCACAGCTCTTCAAGAACAACGGCTATTACTCCGCGCGTGTCAGCAAGATTTACCACATGGGAGTCCCCGGAGACATTGAAAAGGGGAACGACGGCACCGACGATCCGGCTTCCTGGACCGAACGTTTTAACAGCCAGGGGCCCGAATGGGCCGCTCCAGGAGAGGGAGAGACACTTGAGAATAACCCAGACGGCAAAAAGCCGGCCGTGGGCGGTAATACTTTCGTGGTTGTGGAAGCGGACGGGGATGACCTCGTGCATTCCGACGGAAAAACTGCCCGCAAGGCTGTCGAACTGATCCAGCAGCACAAAGACGAACCGTTTTTCCTTGGTATCGGCTTTGTGCGTCCGCACGTACCCTTTGTCGCGCCCCGGACTTACTTTCCGCCGTATAAGCCTTACAGCAAACATGTTCTGCCGGAAAAAGTACCCGGTGACTGGGATGATATTCCCAAGCTGGGGATCAATTATAAAACCAGCAAAGGCATGCAGATGGATATCCGGCGACAGAAGAAGGCGGTCGGTGGGTACCTCGCCTCAGTTGCCTACATGGATCGTCAGGTCGGGAAAGTCCTCGATGCCCTGGAGCAGGCAGGGATAGCTGACCGGACCATTGTGATCTTCACCAGCGATCACGGTTACCATCTGGGAGAACACGATTTTTGGGCGAAGGTCAGCCTGCATGAGGAGTCGGCTGCCGTACCATTGATTATCAGCGTCCCCGGTAAATCACCCGCCGTCTGTAATTCACTCGCCGAACTGCTCGACCTTTATCCAACGATCAGCAGCTTATGTGGTCTGCAGGTACCTGCAGGCATTCAGGGCAAAAATCTGGCTCCGCTTCTGGATGACCCCACACTGAGTGTCCGCGAAGCTGCCTTCAGTGTTGATCCACGCAATAAAGGCAATCGCGGCTTTCTGCTACGCGATGAGCGCTGGGCTTATATCCAATACCGGGAAGACGCTTCGGGGGGCATCGAACTGTTCGATATGGAACAAGATCCCAAACAGTACACGAACCTGGCCGAAAAACCGGGCTATGAAAAGGTGGTGGCCCAGTTCAAGCAGCGGATGGCTGAGAAGCTCAAGACGGTTCGCTCGAATGATCTGGGGCACAGCTACGACTGA
- a CDS encoding outer membrane protein assembly factor BamB family protein has protein sequence MSRTLLVCLTLLLCPSAILSAADLPQFQASDWPWWRGLHRNGVASASQNPPVKWSATENVIWKSAVPGRGYGSPTVYNNQVFLASADTEQETQFVLCYDRQTGKQLWKTDVFKGGLSTKGNKKSTHASSTIACDGERVFINFINNGAAYTTALSLDGKQLWQTKITDYIIHQGYGSSPAIYGPLVIVSADNKGGGAIAGLNRIDGKVVWKNERPKTPNYPSPIILNVAGKEQLLMTGCNLVTGMNPLTGKILWEIDGATTECVTSTVSNGELILTSGGYPKNHMSAVKADGSGEVVWENSTRVYVPSMLVKDDYIYSVTDNGVAICWDIKTGKERWKGRLGGTFSSSPVMVGTRIYVTNEAGETYIFRANPDKFVMISENKLGTEVFATPTIVDSRIFMRVTEEVDGKRQEMLYCLGSK, from the coding sequence ATGTCTCGAACTCTGCTGGTCTGTCTGACGCTGTTGTTATGTCCGTCTGCGATTCTCTCCGCCGCTGATCTGCCCCAGTTCCAGGCCAGCGACTGGCCCTGGTGGCGTGGTCTGCACCGGAATGGCGTCGCCAGCGCCAGCCAGAATCCACCGGTGAAATGGAGCGCCACGGAAAACGTAATCTGGAAATCAGCCGTCCCCGGCAGAGGCTATGGTTCACCTACCGTCTATAACAATCAGGTTTTCCTCGCCTCGGCTGATACCGAACAGGAAACACAGTTCGTCCTCTGCTACGATCGCCAGACAGGCAAACAACTCTGGAAGACGGACGTCTTCAAAGGGGGCCTCAGTACCAAGGGCAATAAGAAATCAACGCACGCCTCCTCGACCATCGCCTGTGACGGCGAGCGGGTCTTCATTAACTTCATCAACAACGGCGCCGCTTACACCACGGCGCTCTCACTCGACGGCAAACAGCTCTGGCAGACGAAGATTACCGATTACATCATTCACCAGGGCTACGGTTCCTCTCCTGCGATTTACGGACCGCTGGTAATCGTCTCCGCCGACAACAAAGGCGGCGGTGCGATCGCCGGCCTGAACCGCATCGATGGTAAAGTCGTCTGGAAAAATGAACGCCCCAAAACGCCGAACTACCCGTCGCCGATCATCCTGAACGTCGCCGGTAAAGAGCAATTGTTGATGACCGGCTGCAACCTGGTCACCGGCATGAATCCACTGACCGGGAAGATCCTCTGGGAAATCGACGGGGCGACCACCGAATGTGTCACCTCAACCGTTTCCAACGGCGAACTCATTCTCACCAGCGGCGGTTACCCCAAAAATCACATGTCCGCCGTCAAAGCCGATGGCTCCGGCGAAGTCGTCTGGGAGAACAGCACTCGTGTCTACGTTCCCTCCATGCTTGTGAAAGACGATTATATCTATTCCGTGACCGACAACGGCGTCGCCATCTGCTGGGATATCAAAACCGGCAAAGAACGCTGGAAAGGCCGTCTGGGCGGAACATTCAGTTCCTCACCCGTCATGGTTGGCACGCGAATCTATGTCACCAATGAAGCCGGCGAGACCTACATCTTCCGGGCCAACCCCGATAAGTTCGTCATGATCTCCGAAAATAAACTCGGCACCGAAGTCTTCGCGACCCCCACCATCGTCGACAGTCGCATCTTCATGCGGGTGACTGAAGAAGTTGACGGCAAACGACAGGAAATGCTCTACTGCCTTGGCAGTAAGTAA
- a CDS encoding exo-alpha-sialidase produces MRIFSPALWLLMLCCVVSTIQAGDPKLPEQDSPDFQIQLSRATKGYDGKTCWVHARAGAIPVDAPGNPHKLPIVVMTMQKLLLTGSDVFYALNSMRTDNLGQTWQGPFEQKNLGRHDLPDGGEVVVSDFWPQWHAKSKTLLGIGHTVRYYNNRIDHKKNIRVSSYATYDPVKNVWSDWQSLKLPEGPEFASSGAGSVQRYDLPNGDILLPVYYKRPEKKRSDVMVLRCRFDGKTLKYIAHGNELSIDVKRGYAEPSITKFGDWFYLTLRNDDAAYVTRSKDGLHFEPPRKWTFENGTDLGSYNTQAHWVTHSSGLYLVYTRRGANNEHVIRHRAPLFIGRVNPEKMAVIRDSECILVPERGARLGNFGVVDVNENETWVIVTEWMQRFGPDYVMPVDNKYGADNSVYVSKILWKKPNRLMKK; encoded by the coding sequence ATGCGAATCTTCTCCCCTGCTCTCTGGCTGCTGATGCTCTGCTGCGTTGTCTCAACGATTCAAGCCGGTGATCCGAAACTTCCCGAGCAGGATTCGCCGGACTTTCAGATTCAACTGAGCAGAGCCACCAAAGGGTATGATGGGAAGACCTGCTGGGTGCATGCGCGAGCCGGTGCGATTCCCGTTGACGCACCGGGGAACCCGCATAAACTTCCGATCGTTGTGATGACGATGCAGAAGCTGCTGCTGACCGGAAGCGATGTCTTCTACGCGTTGAATTCCATGCGAACCGATAATCTAGGTCAAACCTGGCAGGGGCCGTTCGAACAGAAGAACCTCGGGCGACACGATCTGCCCGATGGAGGCGAGGTCGTCGTCTCCGACTTCTGGCCACAGTGGCATGCCAAATCAAAGACGCTGCTGGGCATCGGTCATACAGTCCGTTATTACAACAACCGCATTGATCACAAGAAAAATATCCGCGTGTCTTCGTATGCGACCTATGATCCTGTCAAAAATGTCTGGTCGGACTGGCAGTCCCTCAAACTTCCGGAGGGCCCTGAGTTTGCCAGCAGCGGTGCCGGTTCGGTTCAGCGATATGATCTTCCCAATGGGGATATCCTGCTGCCGGTCTATTATAAACGACCTGAGAAGAAGCGTTCGGACGTGATGGTCCTCCGCTGTCGCTTTGATGGCAAGACACTGAAATACATTGCACATGGAAATGAGCTCTCGATTGATGTCAAACGGGGCTATGCAGAACCTTCGATCACGAAATTTGGAGACTGGTTTTACCTGACGCTCCGCAATGATGACGCCGCTTATGTCACCCGCAGCAAGGATGGACTGCATTTCGAGCCGCCGCGAAAATGGACGTTTGAAAATGGTACTGACCTGGGCAGTTATAACACGCAAGCGCACTGGGTGACGCACTCTAGTGGTCTGTACCTGGTTTATACGCGACGCGGCGCGAACAACGAACATGTGATACGACATCGGGCTCCATTGTTCATTGGACGTGTCAATCCGGAGAAGATGGCCGTGATTCGTGACTCAGAGTGCATTCTGGTTCCCGAGCGGGGCGCCCGCCTGGGTAATTTCGGCGTAGTCGATGTGAATGAAAATGAAACCTGGGTGATTGTCACCGAATGGATGCAGCGCTTCGGCCCCGACTATGTCATGCCCGTCGACAACAAGTACGGCGCTGATAACAGCGTTTACGTTTCCAAGATTCTGTGGAAGAAGCCGAACCGGTTGATGAAGAAATGA
- a CDS encoding Gfo/Idh/MocA family protein, with protein sequence MADKATVALIISETSPHLGAYFPALASSEDIKEIVLSDEGHKHTALAKEKLGDKLTRVYDNPSQLFEKEKPDMALVTLEAIKAPAAIDMALEHGCHVFAEKPACTSIDQFEALVQKADSKHLNLMLALANRSNPEVKAARRMIRKGVFGKIYAIELNYIADQTRLTSKSYHQGWFAQKDRAGGGHLIWLGIHWLDLGMYLTDTRISAVNGFVTNIGGQPIDVEDSVALSLKFHKGFLGTLSSGYYTNRGKQSLIKIWGSKGWLEMDYSTGRYLQWHLNSDKPGTIHKFEESVQPRGYTPFVHSAIRSVLDKEPPPLDSHDSLQVLRTIYAAYQASATGETQQIPIE encoded by the coding sequence ATGGCAGATAAAGCAACAGTCGCGCTCATCATCAGTGAGACGTCGCCTCACCTGGGCGCTTATTTTCCGGCGCTGGCTTCCTCAGAAGACATCAAGGAAATCGTCCTCTCCGACGAAGGCCACAAACACACGGCTCTGGCGAAAGAGAAGCTGGGGGACAAACTGACGCGCGTGTATGACAACCCCAGCCAGCTGTTTGAGAAAGAGAAACCGGACATGGCGCTGGTCACGCTGGAAGCCATCAAGGCTCCAGCAGCGATTGACATGGCGCTGGAACATGGTTGCCACGTGTTCGCAGAAAAGCCGGCCTGCACGAGTATCGATCAGTTCGAAGCCCTGGTTCAGAAAGCGGACAGCAAGCATCTCAACCTGATGCTCGCGCTCGCCAATCGAAGTAATCCGGAAGTCAAAGCGGCCCGCCGCATGATTCGCAAAGGAGTGTTCGGCAAGATCTATGCGATTGAACTCAACTACATTGCCGACCAGACGCGGCTCACGAGCAAAAGCTATCATCAAGGCTGGTTCGCCCAGAAAGACCGGGCTGGCGGAGGGCATCTGATCTGGCTGGGAATTCACTGGCTTGATCTGGGGATGTACCTGACCGACACCAGAATCAGTGCCGTGAACGGGTTTGTCACCAACATCGGCGGTCAGCCGATCGACGTGGAAGACTCTGTGGCATTAAGCCTGAAGTTCCATAAAGGCTTTCTGGGCACGTTGTCGTCAGGCTATTACACCAACCGTGGGAAACAGTCGCTGATCAAGATCTGGGGTTCCAAGGGCTGGCTGGAAATGGATTATTCTACGGGCCGTTACCTGCAGTGGCATCTCAACTCGGACAAGCCGGGAACGATTCATAAATTTGAGGAATCGGTGCAACCACGCGGTTACACGCCTTTCGTGCATTCGGCGATCCGCTCTGTGCTCGACAAGGAACCGCCGCCACTCGACAGCCACGACAGCTTGCAGGTTCTGAGAACGATATACGCAGCCTATCAGGCCTCTGCTACAGGAGAGACGCAACAGATCCCCATCGAGTGA